In Williamwhitmania taraxaci, a single genomic region encodes these proteins:
- a CDS encoding LamG domain-containing protein, which produces MKHTKFFLMAAIGLAVSFASCSKDDSDNNDDNNNVTNIADTVAVNNLIAYFKFNGDVVDKKGQIATNNGVTFTTDRFATASKAYKGGAAAYAEVVPSAKLKTMASMTYSVWLRSQKLDGGAAFIFTLIDPAIDWNAGIGLWQEGDNRMDTLRFKGFTMHKSSAVYTWLDTKYGKTDKTLFPTSKWFQVAYTYNSSDGIRAFYLNGSKVLQDTIKFVDAPMGAITIPATATNFFIGKNPNTSQGWIVNYLGDMDDLRFYDKALTSGQIDALYRGEKDAEGE; this is translated from the coding sequence ATGAAGCACACAAAGTTTTTCTTGATGGCTGCAATAGGACTTGCAGTGTCATTTGCAAGCTGCTCTAAGGACGACAGCGACAATAATGACGATAACAACAACGTTACCAACATTGCAGATACTGTGGCCGTGAACAACCTCATAGCCTACTTTAAGTTCAACGGCGATGTGGTTGACAAAAAAGGACAAATAGCAACCAACAACGGGGTAACATTCACAACCGATCGTTTTGCCACAGCCTCCAAGGCCTACAAGGGTGGTGCTGCCGCCTATGCCGAAGTAGTTCCATCTGCAAAGCTAAAAACAATGGCAAGTATGACTTACAGCGTTTGGTTGAGATCCCAAAAGCTCGATGGTGGAGCAGCCTTCATCTTTACCCTTATCGATCCAGCAATTGACTGGAATGCGGGTATTGGTCTATGGCAAGAGGGAGATAACAGAATGGATACCCTCAGATTTAAAGGTTTTACCATGCACAAAAGTTCGGCTGTATATACTTGGCTCGACACTAAATATGGCAAAACTGACAAGACGCTTTTCCCTACCAGCAAATGGTTCCAAGTTGCCTACACCTACAACTCCAGTGATGGAATCCGCGCTTTTTATCTAAATGGTAGCAAAGTTCTTCAGGATACCATTAAATTCGTAGATGCCCCAATGGGTGCCATTACTATTCCTGCTACTGCAACAAACTTTTTCATCGGTAAAAATCCTAATACTTCCCAAGGTTGGATTGTCAACTACTTGGGCGATATGGACGACCTTCGTTTTTACGACAAGGCCCTTACCAGTGGTCAAATTGACGCACTCTACAGAGGTGAAAAAGATGCTGAAGGTGAGTAA